From Stigmatopora argus isolate UIUO_Sarg chromosome 14, RoL_Sarg_1.0, whole genome shotgun sequence, the proteins below share one genomic window:
- the xab2 gene encoding pre-mRNA-splicing factor SYF1 isoform X2, with translation MHKMPRIWTDYCHFLVTQSKIMRSRRTFDRALRALPVTQHPRIWPIYLRFVRSLPLPETAIRVYRRYLKLSPENAEEYIEYLKSVGRLDEAAVRLAAVVNDETFVSKEGKSNYQLWHELCDLISQNPDKVTSLNVGAIIRGGLTRFTDQLGKLWCSLADYYIRSGLFEKARDVYEEAILTVVTVRDFTQVFDSYAQFEESMIAAKMETTSEMGHDVDDDTDLELRLTRFEELIARRPLLLNSVLLRQNPHNVHEWHKRVKLYEGTPRQIINTYTEAVQTVDPIKATGKPHTLWVTFAKFYEENQQLDDATTIFEKATKVNYKQVDDLAAVWCEYGEMELRHENYEQALKILRKATAIPSKKAEYFDASEPVQNRVYKSLKVWSMLADLEESLGTFQSTKAVYDRIIDLRIATPQIVINYAMFLEEHNYFEESFKAYERGIALFKWPNVYDIWNTYLTKFIDRYAGKKLERARDLFEQALDGCPAKFAKTIYLLYAKLEEEYGLARHAMAVYERATEAVENEERHQMFNIYIKRAAEIYGVTYTRAIYQKSIEVLPDEHSRDMCLRFADMESKLGEIDRARAIYSYCSQICDPRVTATFWQTWKEFEIRHGNEDTIREMLRIKRSVQATYNTQVNFMSSQMMKATTSSTGTVSDLAPGQLGIDDMKMLEQKAQQMAAEAEQDKPKPKEKILFIRSDASRSELGELVKQANPDEIALDDEDEDDGQGPEEVQLEQKSVPTAVYGGLKED, from the exons CCTAGTGACCCAGAGTAAGATCATGAGGAGCCGGCGGACGTTTGACCGTGCACTCCGAGCTCTTCCAGTTACTCAGCACCCCCGCATCTGGCCCATCTACCTTCGCTTCGTCCGAAGCCTGCCCCTGCCCGAGACGGCCATTCGCGTCTACCGCCGATACCTCAAG CTTTCTCCAGAGAACGCAGAAGAATACATTGAGTACTTAAAGTCTGTTGGGCGCTTGGATGAAGCCGCCGTGCGTCTCGCCGCGGTTGTCAACGATGAAACCTTTGTGTCTAAAGAAGGCAAATCAAACTACCAG CTCTGGCACGAGTTGTGCGACTTGATTTCGCAGAACCCCGACAAGGTGACCTCTTTAAACGTCGGCGCCATCATCCGTGGAGGCCTCACTCGTTTTACCGACCAGCTCGGCAAGCTTTGGTGCTCTTTGGCGGATTACTACATCAGGAGTGGCCTTTTTGAAAAG GCCCGCGATGTGTACGAGGAGGCCATTCTTACCGTGGTCACCGTCAGGGATTTCACCCAAGTTTTTGACAGTTACGCTCAGTTTGAAGAAAGCATGATCGCGGCCAAGATGGAGACCACTTCGGAGATGGGCCACGACGTAGACG ATGACACCGATCTGGAACTTCGACTGACCCGTTTTGAGGAGCTGATAGCGCGACGACCGCTTCTTTTGAACAGCGTGCTGTTGCGCCAGAACCCCCACAATGTCCACGAGTGGCATAAACGGGTGAAACTGTACGAGGGGACACCACGGCAG ATTATCAACACATACACCGAGGCAGTGCAGACTGTCGATCCCATAAAAGCCACTGGAAAGCCGCACACGCTGTGGGTGACCTTTGCTAAATTCTACGAGGAAAATCAGCAGCTGGATGAC gccacgACCATCTTTGAAAAGGCCACCAAAGTGAACTACAAGCAAGTGGACGACCTGGCCGCGGTATGGTGCGAATACGGCGAGATGGAGCTCCGGCACGAGAACTACGAACAGGCGCTGAAGATACTTCGC AAAGCCACGGCCATTCCGTCCAAGAAGGCGGAGTATTTCGATGCTTCCGAGCCCGTCCAAAATAGGGTCTACAAGTCTTTGAAGGTCTGGTCCATGCTGGCCGACTTGGAAGAGAGTCTCGGCACCTTTCAG TCTACAAAAGCAGTTTATGACCGCATTATCGACCTGCGCATCGCCACGCCGCAGATCGTCATCAACTACGCCATGTTCCTCGAAGAGCACAACTACTTTGAGGAGAGCTTCAAA GCCTACGAGCGTGGCATCGCCCTCTTTAAGTGGCCAAACGTTTACGACATCTGGAACACCTACTTGACCAAGTTCATCGACCGATACGCAGGCAAGAAACTGGAGAGAGCCAGAGATCTGTTCGAGCAGGCCCTGGATGGCTGCCCCGCCAAATTCGCCAAAA CTATCTACCTGCTGTACGCCAAGCTGGAGGAAGAGTACGGCCTCGCACGTCACGCCATGGCCGTTTACGAACGGGCCACGGAGGCGGTGGAAAACGAGGAGAGGCACCAGATGTTCAACATCTACATCAAGAGGGCGGCCGAAATTTATGGCGTCACTTACACCAGGGCCATTTACCAAAAGTCTATTGAG GTCCTGCCGGATGAGCATTCCAGGGATATGTGCTTGCGATTTGCCGACATGGAAAGCAAACTGGGTGAAATCGATAGGGCCCGGGCCATCTATTCCTACTGCTCCCAGATCTGTGACCCCAGG GTCACAGCTACATTTTGGCAGACGTGGAAGGAGTTTGAGATCCGCCACGGAAACGAGGACACCATTCGAGAAATGCTCCGAATCAAACGCAGCGTCCAGGCCACGTACAACACTCAGGTCAACTTCATGTCGTCTCAGATGATGAAAGCCACCACCAGCTCCACGGGCACCG TGTCGGATCTCGCGCCGGGCCAGTTGGGAATTGACGACATGAAGATGCTGGAGCAGAAAGCGCAGCAGATGGCCGCGGAGGCCGAGCAGGATAAACCCAAGCCCAAAGAAAAGATTCTCTTCATTAG GAGCGACGCCTCTCGCAGCGAGTTGGGCGAGCTGGTCAAACAAGCCAATCCCGATGAGATCGCTTTAGACGACGAGGATGAAGATGATGGCCAAGGCCCGGAGG AAGTACAACTGGAACAGAAAAGTGTTCCCACTGCTGTGTACGGAGGCCTGAAAGAGGATTGA